The Rosa chinensis cultivar Old Blush chromosome 7, RchiOBHm-V2, whole genome shotgun sequence DNA segment GCTCTTTCTTCCCATTCCTTAAGTACTATTGTAGGCCGAAGCGTTTCTGGCATTGGGACCATGTTTCTTCTGAGCcatccttttatttattttacatttacatTTCGTGAAGTTAAGTTCTAATGAAGGTTGTTTGATTCACTTTGTTTGGACTACTGAGTTTGGTGGCTCTTTAGGTTGTGATATGCTTTAATTTCATTTCATAATTTGTGCATATCTGTGAAGGGTTTTGTCAAATATATTGTCATATTCATCAGTCTTTCTGGTCCAGGAATGAAGATGGGAAGTGTGTATGGCGATTTGATGGCATCTGGTGGCAGCAAGGTAACTGCAAGGCAGCGGTGGACGCCAACAAGTTTGCAACTTGAAATCCTTGAGCGTATCTATGATGAAGCCAATGGAACTCCAGGAAAGCACAGGGTCAAAGAGATTACCATAGAACTCTCACAACATGGCCAAGTTACCGAAACTAATGTTTACAATTGGTTCCAGAACAGAAGAGCTCGTTCAAAGAGAAAGCAATCGGTGCCAGCACGGAACATTACAGAATCAGATCTAGAGCCCGAAGTTATTTCTCCCAAGGATAAGAAGACAAAACCGGAAGACATGTACTTTCAAAGTCCTGATTCAGGTATTGAAAATTTCTTTACTTAGATGCGCAGACATATAGAAAATAATCCACGTTCCCTTCACATTGTAGTATAAGATTCCAGCAGTTTGAGTCTTGAAAGTGTCATCATTACTCTACATCTACtgcttgttttttgtttttttcattttaattgttGTTTGCAATGTGTTGCAAGCGATATTGACCGTTGAATTTGTTTGGTGTGAATATGAAATAGATGCATGTCTGCATCAATACAGTTGGATGCAAACTCACATATTGTTCTTATATTCCAAATGGTTTTCTTTGCAGGATATGAGAATCTCAAATGGTAATGTGGAATTTTGACCAAGGTACAGTTATTTCCGTGGTTGAAGAGTTGACGTGGTTGGATGATATCGTTTTGAAGTTCTTCTGTTTCTGTGTTTTAGCTGAAGCTTATGAAAGTTGAGGCTAATGGGCAGTAGCTATATTAGAGCAGACTTTTATAATATTAAACTTATGAACCACAGATTACTTGCAAACATTACGTTTATACAAATAAGAATATAAGTTCCATTCTTTGGTAATATTCATTAGCTCTTAGGTGGCAGATAGATTTAAATTTATGGTTGGTGTAATGTATTATCCTTATAATTTGGTTCTGGTGAACTGGGTTTCTCAAAATCATTGATATTATTTCAGATAGTGCAGCAAAATAAGTTAATTTTTAGTATACATTTTGCATAATGTATGTTAATGGGGTGTGGACAAGCTATAATATTGTGATGCAGGACTTCAAATTTATGTTAAAGTAGAATGAATTCAAACAtcaaataataaataaacactTGGCCAACTGCAAATGACTTGTAGACCACTATTTTTCCACTTCTGAAACATGGGGATTAACAAAACTGCCATGGTCATTCAAGCAAAACATTTAAACTTTTATAGAAGTAAGATGTTAAAAGCCGGATGAACTATAGAAGTACAGAGTATGCATTTGGTTACTAAAGTAATTTACCAATTATTACTCTGTAATTATGCTTTGATTAAAGGGAGATTAGGAGTAGATTATGCAATTATGACTCAATAACGTGTCTATAAGGGGATGAGACATTGATTATGTAATGATGAGTTAATTGGCCTTTGATTATGTAATCAGGAGTCGATTAAGTGACTAGGCATACATTAGGAAAAACATTTGTAATCCTTGATTTTTCAATGCATTATGGTATTGGATATCCTTCCTAGTTTAGCCTTATACAGTTGTACTAGTATCTAAACTAGTATCATTTTGATAGGAGGAATAAATTTCTACCATACTTTACAAGGATCACATTTTTGAGGAGTTTTATTATGCATCCATGATCAACCGTTCAATGTTTCCCCAAGAGCTTGAGCCTCATGTAGAGTCTCCAAAGATCCTTGAAAATGAGGTGGGTGAACAGCTGATGGCCCCGCAAAAGATTGCCACGGTGAAGATGGAAATGGTAGCTGATGATGATGAGAAGATGAGAATGTACGAGAGAGCACGAATGGCTGTTGAGGCTTGTGACAGGGAACTTCTGGAAAAGACCAGGAAATATGAAGAACTAATGCTGGAGAAGCACAAAAAGAAGATGCAAGTCCAACAGCTGGAGAAGATTGTGAGGCTTAAACTTGCAGAGGCTGATATGTTCCAACTCAAGGTCAATGAGGCAAAACAAGAGGTGCTGAGGCTCCAGAAGATTGCTCTTGTGTCGGAAGAAGAATATGCTAACAGCCACCTGAAACAACAATTGAGGGAAGCCGCGGCAGAGAAGCAGTATCTAATTGAGAAGATTAAACTCGAAGAACATTCACAGGCATCCAACaactgtggtggtggtggtggtcctGCTCAGACATTGATTCATTCGAAAATGGATGATCTGCTTTACAGTGACACTCCTAAGACGGAGTTTAATTGGTAATGCTTTCTAGTATGTTCTGCAGTTGTTTGTCTTGATTGTTACTTGCTTTGATGATCTAGTATGAATGTGGTGACTCTTGTTTAATGACTTGGTAGGAATATTTATGGTTTCTAAAAAGAACATCGATCAACTATTCAAATAATGAAGGTGATGAAAATGCCAAATGAGTTCAGGAATCTTGTTTGAAATATTACACCTCAAGTTTAAAAGCCTATAGAAGACAGAAATCATAGCAGAGGGTAAACCAGTTGATGCCTCCTTAGTAATGACTCCTCATAATCGCAGTGTAAATAGTTTAAAACAGCACATGATCATCTGCATCTATGTAGAAATGTAGAATAGAATCAGATGTGGAGTCAACTCTCTGCTTTAGATATAAGCCTCTTCCGTTATTATGCATTATGCAGCATTATAGAGACTTTAACTTCAACAGCATTTCATCTTTGACGTCTCCCCAAGCTGATATGTGTGCTACACGATCATATGTCCACATTCTTGTCACTAATCCTCAGATTTAGAAAGCAGCCACACTTCGATCAGCAGTCAGTCATCATCATAACAAATATGAACAGGCAGATATGTGCAACTAAGTTATGCACACAAGTCCAGTCATTAACCCTCTGCTTAAGGAAGTAAGCCCAAGAACAAAGCACTAGAATCAGACTTCAACTTGAGTTGGAAATCCACAATCAAAATTTACAAAACATTGATCAGGGAATCAATATTACCTCGACTTTTTCTGTAGATTGCATTTCAGATCAATAACTTTCTTGCAATTGTCTGCATTTTCCACTCATGCCAATTCACCACCAGCAAAATCATCCTGACATTTTACTTGCGCATCATGCTAAAATTCACAATTGTCACAACAATCAACATTCTTCACCGTAATCACATTCTTGCCTAAGCATCTTAATACAATCACCAAAAGCATTTCAATACCGTGCTACCATTGTATTTGAATTGCACTCTTCAACTAAAAGGAAATATTTACAAGATTGAATTTCATCAAGGAATCAAGGCATCTACAGAACGAAAAGAATTCCAGTAATGCTACAGAACTTGGGGAACACAAAGGCATATTGACAGTAAAAAGCTTAATTAGAAATTGAACATGTCAATCCTGAACACTAAAGAAGCTTTGATATTACTTGGAGATGTCCAGAAGGCTTTTCTGGTAGCCCTAACATGATTACAGGGTTCTGATATATCCTGTCAAGATCGAAACTAAGATGGTCAAAGTACAGTAAAAATCTATACAGGGAAACTCAGCAAATAGCATAATTAGGCTATGCCAGTGATCCAAGACACAGCATTGTGATTGTGACTTGTGAGAGATACATTTCATCAAATTTGAAATACTAGAGTTttgtttcaaagaaaaaaaaaaaaaagtgtagacTCAAGTCTACCCAGTGACAGATCCCGATTCTCCCCATGAACATTATAAATAACTTTGCTTCCATCCCATGTCTTCGATTGTTCCTTCATTTTAATTGAGAATGTTGTGCTAAGGGCGAAATATACAAGAACTTTGGAAATGTACTTCACTCCCAACATGTGGAAATATACCTAGCAACATTACTTCAATTTATGATTCTGAGGAAGTCATATATAATTTtaaacacaatattttttcaACTTCCAGAGGTAACAAACGATGCTAAAATACATATTCAGTAAAACCTGTTATCTAAAGGTCTGTCATGGTCAATAACTGATACAGAAATCAAATACTTACCTAGTTCAAAAGAATAACAAATAAACCAAAGAGTAAAGTTAAGATAAGCATAGGAGTGGATAGAACGGTCGAATTAGAAATCTAGTATCGGTGTATTAGAGTGGCACTAATTAATAACAAGATACATGAAATTAGGCTAATGTATAAGGAACACATCCAGGTAACAGAGAAACGAATGTTAAGATTCTAAGTACTATAGAAACATTGGGGCATCCATTTATTACAGATACAAGAAACTATGCTTTAGTATGGAACAATGTCTAGCACAAAATGCAGCCATATTAAAAGCAAGACTCGTTGAAATGAAACGTAAAAGATCAAGAGCCCAACCGACGTAAGTTACATTAACTAATTTGAAGACATGAAAAAACTTAATGCCCTTATATTGGCAATTCAGCCATGCAGGTTAATGC contains these protein-coding regions:
- the LOC112179183 gene encoding WUSCHEL-related homeobox 8, producing the protein MEGQRRVLAMKMEKLKTQNPDGFCRKVMTDDQVEQLRKQIAVYAVICEQLVDMHKAFTAQQDLSGMKMGSVYGDLMASGGSKVTARQRWTPTSLQLEILERIYDEANGTPGKHRVKEITIELSQHGQVTETNVYNWFQNRRARSKRKQSVPARNITESDLEPEVISPKDKKTKPEDMYFQSPDSGYENLKW
- the LOC112178601 gene encoding protein OBERON 2, whose amino-acid sequence is MINRSMFPQELEPHVESPKILENEVGEQLMAPQKIATVKMEMVADDDEKMRMYERARMAVEACDRELLEKTRKYEELMLEKHKKKMQVQQLEKIVRLKLAEADMFQLKVNEAKQEVLRLQKIALVSEEEYANSHLKQQLREAAAEKQYLIEKIKLEEHSQASNNCGGGGGPAQTLIHSKMDDLLYSDTPKTEFNWIPW